Proteins from a genomic interval of Mustela lutreola isolate mMusLut2 chromosome 4, mMusLut2.pri, whole genome shotgun sequence:
- the C4H7orf57 gene encoding uncharacterized protein C7orf57 homolog isoform X1, with protein sequence MRNTSKELQGAAGRHAPCDWYYHLPVKRSDKPVDVPPASQIPGLSDLKEPPNGHLPGPRRYWVKETDSEYVKLAKQGGRPDLLKHFVPGTRKGSPVAYSLPDWYIHHSKPPTAEQRQIPAISMPDYMVYEEFNPQQSNGSYESRRGPFDFDVKTVWQREAEDREKEKKKVRLPAINSKYPSKVGTPLGPRDPAGGKLSFPPMPGQKASSPTNFSKLISNGYKDEWLQRADSEKRSPQTPRAAPPSPSMQEPEGSQDAGSEPDPEVPGDAEDVQGGAPPPSASTPGELK encoded by the exons ACTGGTATTACCACCTTCCCGTGAAGCGGTCTGACAAGCCCGTGGATGTCCCACCGGCCTCCCAGATCCCGGGCCTCAGTGATCTGAAGGAGCCTCCCAATGGACACCTGCCTGGGCCCCGGAGGTACTGGGTAAAAGAAACAGACTCCGAGTACGTAAAGCTTGCGAAGCAAGGCGGCCGGCCCG ATTTGTTGAAGCACTTCGTCCCCGGGACCAGGAAAGGCTCCCCGGTGGCCTACTCCTTGCCAGACTGGTACATCCACCACAGCAAGCCACCCACGGCCGAGCAGAGACA GATCCCCGCCATCTCCATGCCCGATTACATGGTTTACGAAGAGTTTAACCCCCAGCAGAGCAACGGAAGCTATGAGTCCAGGAGGGGGCCTTTCGACTTCGATGTGAAAACGGTTTGGCAGAGGGAAGCCGAGGACcgtgagaaggagaagaaaaag GTGAGGCTCCCAGCCATTAACTCAAAGTACCCGAGCAAAGTGGGGACCCCGCTGGGCCCCAGAGACCCTGCAGGAGGCAAACTCTCCTTTCCTCCCAT gCCTGGTCAAAAAGCCAGTTCACCCACAAACTTTTCCAAACTTATCAGCAATGGCTATAAGGATGAGTGGCTACAGCGAGCTGACTCAGAGAAGAGGAGCCCGCAGACTCCCAGGGCGGCGCCCCCGTCTCCATCCATGCAAGAGCCTGAAGGGAGCCAGGATGCAGGGTCGGAGCCAGACCCGGAGGTGCCCGGGGATGCCGAGGACGTCCAAG GAGGAGCCCCACCTCCATCGGCGTCCACGCCGGGAGAGCTCAAGTAA
- the C4H7orf57 gene encoding uncharacterized protein C7orf57 homolog isoform X2, translating into MRNTSKELQGAAGRHAPCDWYYHLPVKRSDKPVDVPPASQIPGLSDLKEPPNGHLPGPRRYWVKETDSEYVKLAKQGGRPDLLKHFVPGTRKGSPVAYSLPDWYIHHSKPPTAEQRQIPAISMPDYMVYEEFNPQQSNGSYESRRGPFDFDVKTVWQREAEDREKEKKKVRLPAINSKYPSKVGTPLGPRDPAGGKLSFPPINGYKDEWLQRADSEKRSPQTPRAAPPSPSMQEPEGSQDAGSEPDPEVPGDAEDVQGGAPPPSASTPGELK; encoded by the exons ACTGGTATTACCACCTTCCCGTGAAGCGGTCTGACAAGCCCGTGGATGTCCCACCGGCCTCCCAGATCCCGGGCCTCAGTGATCTGAAGGAGCCTCCCAATGGACACCTGCCTGGGCCCCGGAGGTACTGGGTAAAAGAAACAGACTCCGAGTACGTAAAGCTTGCGAAGCAAGGCGGCCGGCCCG ATTTGTTGAAGCACTTCGTCCCCGGGACCAGGAAAGGCTCCCCGGTGGCCTACTCCTTGCCAGACTGGTACATCCACCACAGCAAGCCACCCACGGCCGAGCAGAGACA GATCCCCGCCATCTCCATGCCCGATTACATGGTTTACGAAGAGTTTAACCCCCAGCAGAGCAACGGAAGCTATGAGTCCAGGAGGGGGCCTTTCGACTTCGATGTGAAAACGGTTTGGCAGAGGGAAGCCGAGGACcgtgagaaggagaagaaaaag GTGAGGCTCCCAGCCATTAACTCAAAGTACCCGAGCAAAGTGGGGACCCCGCTGGGCCCCAGAGACCCTGCAGGAGGCAAACTCTCCTTTCCTCCCAT CAATGGCTATAAGGATGAGTGGCTACAGCGAGCTGACTCAGAGAAGAGGAGCCCGCAGACTCCCAGGGCGGCGCCCCCGTCTCCATCCATGCAAGAGCCTGAAGGGAGCCAGGATGCAGGGTCGGAGCCAGACCCGGAGGTGCCCGGGGATGCCGAGGACGTCCAAG GAGGAGCCCCACCTCCATCGGCGTCCACGCCGGGAGAGCTCAAGTAA